Part of the Deltaproteobacteria bacterium genome, GAAGCTGAAGTCAAAAGGTGTTTTCGGAAGCCTGGCCCTTGGATACGAAAAGGCACGGGGATCTCCTTTTTCAGCAAGTTGGCTGATTATGGGGCCTCCGGGATACTCAAGTCCAAGCATTTTCGCCACCTTGTCAAAGGCCTCACCTGCAGCATCATCCCTGGTTTGGCCCAAAAGCTCCGCCGAAAGAAAATCATTGACCACATAGAGGTTTGTATGGCCGCCTGACACCACAAGACCCACAAAGGGGAATGATGGTGTGTGTTTGCACAGTAACACAGAAGACAGGTGTGCGTGAAGGTGGTTCACGCCTGTCAGGGGAATGCCGCGGGCCATTGCCAGGGCCTTGGCAAAGGACAGCCCGACAACAAGCGAACCCACAAGCCCGGGGCCCTGGGTAACTGCCACGGCATCTATTGCGGACATATCCGTATTCGCTTCCAGGAGCGCCTTTTCCGCGACCCTTACTATGTCTTCAAGATGGTGCCTTGAGGCCAATTCAGGAACGATCCCCCAGTATTCCTTGTGGATGTGAGCCTGAGAGGCCACTATATTGCTCATCAGATGCCTGCCATCCCTCAGGACCGCAGCTGCAGTTTCATCACAGGATGTCTCTATGGCAAGGAGATTTCTGGGATTTAATTTATGGATGTCCACAGGTTCGGTGTTCAGGATTATCTTATTTTTG contains:
- the tsaD gene encoding tRNA (adenosine(37)-N6)-threonylcarbamoyltransferase complex transferase subunit TsaD yields the protein MVISSFKNKIILNTEPVDIHKLNPRNLLAIETSCDETAAAVLRDGRHLMSNIVASQAHIHKEYWGIVPELASRHHLEDIVRVAEKALLEANTDMSAIDAVAVTQGPGLVGSLVVGLSFAKALAMARGIPLTGVNHLHAHLSSVLLCKHTPSFPFVGLVVSGGHTNLYVVNDFLSAELLGQTRDDAAGEAFDKVAKMLGLEYPGGPIISQLAEKGDPRAFSYPRARLPKTPFDFSFSGLKTSVLTSIRKLSGQGPLPVQDICASFQEAVVDVLVEKVLFAAKNYDITRIAVTGGVATNSRLRARMGEEARKLGCKAYFPYPELCTDNAAMVALTGYHQIRAGILIREDADVYSRLPI